One genomic window of Candidatus Cloacimonas sp. includes the following:
- a CDS encoding C25 family cysteine peptidase, with protein MKNIALLAVLLFSAVVLFANVTMNYSLETPKIETKEQFTKVTLEKAQSWGQPGNPDLPWFGVKLLLPAGFEAEKIVVNRYNPVTYTLDKPIIPIQKSYPFSHTKIETPEKPNLEIYGSPLPYPQITDNGLNTSFMCGQPIAFSAISPFAYYPLTNELVFYRELSVEIIYRNSAKAIEAMRFLKQDAYTAKRLQNSVDNPQSIILSRTREPGIEYLIVADAAKVTQWTPLKTFHESRGKTVLIKSIGDIIAETAGADTQEKLRNYIISLYATNPLRYVFLAGDTDVIPHRGFYVNIDNSSEGVDADIPADMYYACLDGNWNDDGDSNWGEIYEEDLAPELAIGRFCYNSDTEIDNFLNKLTLYSNAPVANEIKSAFFVGEWLWDGPTWGGDYMDEMIGGCSTNGYTTIGVPTSWNITTLYDRTYGAADSWGASEIRPLLSAGPNLVNHLGHSNTTYTMRLSNNQVSSSTITNNGINHNFSTYFTQGCYSGAFDNRETSPGQYTSDCITEKMTSIATGPVAMISHSRYGWGTQGSTDGASQYIHRQFIDAIFGENIYDLGSALQDSKIDNIPFISNTPVMYWVSYETNLFGDPAMMLWTDTPQTIIANLPQQLLVGVNNYQIQTNAPYAEFILKDAQQTVCKTTADANGLLIVNFLAPLSPGTYSVYINAPNFYAFNTTITATAAQMPYLMCNNINVNDDDGLYQLGDTLSLNFYIKNVGLLDLSTPGTLTLSCNSSNIQIISPTVSFAAISAGDSVAVNTAFLFRVVGNYNDHTSILFTIRANYDSYLSNSNFSLNLNAPVLQLLSYQVNNLDAIILPGDTPSISFSIANNGSGYAYTPMMILFSNSPDIILGQDEVLLTSLAPNTTADYQSAINLQILDSAILDTNYLINYMFSAENGNLVEGDFMIHLGALNYTFENDYQNWEAITLNNNFVNQWHRSSYRNHTENGTYSMKFGGTGSAQYSGSAFGALESPVFNVNPGCELKFYHWMSAENHSTNHSYAWDGGFVQMSVNGGNWNQITPVGGYPYKIYNNSASPLSADTWVYSGSLDWTEATFELGNISGTAQFRWVFGSDGYVSGEGWYIDDVHVVGYVENEDETIPSSKEVVLYENYPNPFNPETTIVFSLPVRMPVCLEVFNVKGQLVNRLLNDTLPAGTHRIVFNGLDIKKRNIASGVYYYRITTPSGVQMRKMLLLK; from the coding sequence ATGAAAAACATAGCTTTATTGGCTGTACTATTATTTTCAGCAGTGGTTCTATTTGCAAATGTAACTATGAATTACTCCCTGGAAACACCGAAAATTGAGACCAAAGAACAATTCACAAAAGTGACTTTGGAAAAAGCTCAGAGTTGGGGTCAACCCGGAAATCCCGATTTGCCCTGGTTTGGGGTAAAGCTTTTGTTACCTGCAGGTTTTGAAGCAGAAAAAATAGTTGTTAACAGATATAATCCTGTTACTTACACTTTAGATAAACCCATAATTCCGATTCAAAAATCCTACCCTTTTTCGCATACAAAAATAGAAACACCGGAAAAGCCCAATCTTGAAATTTACGGTTCTCCTCTTCCCTATCCTCAAATTACGGATAACGGATTGAATACTTCTTTTATGTGCGGTCAACCGATAGCTTTTTCGGCAATAAGTCCCTTTGCCTATTATCCTTTAACCAACGAGCTGGTATTTTATAGAGAATTAAGTGTGGAAATTATTTACCGTAACAGTGCCAAGGCAATAGAAGCGATGCGTTTTTTGAAACAGGATGCTTATACGGCAAAGCGATTGCAAAATTCTGTAGATAATCCTCAAAGCATAATTCTTTCCCGCACGAGGGAACCAGGAATTGAATATCTGATTGTAGCGGATGCAGCAAAAGTAACTCAATGGACTCCCCTAAAAACTTTTCACGAATCACGGGGAAAAACAGTTCTTATCAAAAGTATTGGTGATATAATTGCTGAGACCGCAGGAGCAGATACTCAGGAAAAACTACGCAATTACATTATATCTCTATATGCTACTAATCCATTGCGCTATGTTTTTCTGGCTGGAGATACCGATGTAATTCCACATCGTGGTTTTTATGTAAATATAGATAACAGCAGCGAAGGTGTTGATGCAGATATACCTGCTGATATGTATTATGCTTGTTTGGATGGAAACTGGAATGATGATGGCGATAGCAATTGGGGTGAAATTTATGAAGAAGACCTTGCTCCGGAACTGGCTATCGGTCGTTTTTGCTATAATAGCGATACAGAAATAGACAATTTCCTGAATAAACTAACCCTGTATAGCAATGCTCCTGTAGCAAATGAAATAAAATCAGCGTTTTTTGTTGGCGAATGGTTGTGGGATGGACCTACCTGGGGCGGTGATTATATGGATGAAATGATAGGTGGATGTAGCACAAACGGTTATACCACCATCGGAGTTCCCACTTCCTGGAATATAACTACTTTATACGATAGAACTTATGGAGCCGCCGATTCCTGGGGTGCAAGTGAGATTCGTCCTCTTTTAAGTGCGGGACCAAACCTGGTAAATCATTTAGGACATTCCAATACTACTTATACAATGCGTTTATCCAATAATCAGGTGAGTTCCTCTACAATAACGAATAATGGCATAAACCACAATTTTTCCACATATTTTACTCAGGGCTGTTATTCCGGTGCTTTTGACAACCGCGAGACCTCTCCCGGACAATATACTTCGGATTGTATAACGGAAAAAATGACTTCTATAGCCACAGGACCCGTAGCAATGATTTCTCATTCGCGTTACGGTTGGGGAACTCAAGGTAGCACTGATGGAGCTTCTCAATACATACATCGGCAATTTATAGATGCAATCTTCGGAGAAAACATTTATGATTTAGGAAGTGCGTTGCAGGATTCCAAAATAGATAATATACCTTTTATCAGCAATACTCCTGTTATGTATTGGGTCTCGTATGAAACTAATCTTTTTGGTGATCCGGCAATGATGTTGTGGACAGATACACCTCAAACCATAATTGCCAATTTGCCTCAGCAATTGTTAGTAGGTGTTAATAACTATCAAATTCAAACCAATGCACCTTATGCTGAATTTATTCTTAAAGATGCGCAGCAAACTGTTTGTAAAACTACCGCCGATGCAAATGGATTACTTATCGTTAATTTCCTTGCTCCTCTTTCTCCTGGAACTTATTCCGTTTATATCAATGCACCTAATTTCTATGCTTTTAATACTACAATTACAGCAACCGCAGCTCAGATGCCCTATCTTATGTGTAATAATATCAATGTAAACGATGATGACGGACTTTATCAGCTCGGGGATACTCTTTCTTTGAATTTCTATATTAAAAATGTAGGTTTACTTGACCTTTCAACTCCCGGAACTTTAACCCTTTCCTGTAATTCATCCAATATTCAAATAATATCTCCCACTGTTTCTTTCGCTGCCATTAGTGCAGGGGATTCCGTAGCAGTGAACACAGCATTCCTTTTCAGAGTAGTTGGCAATTATAATGATCATACCAGTATTTTATTTACTATCCGAGCGAATTACGATTCCTATCTTTCCAACAGTAATTTTTCCTTAAATTTGAATGCTCCGGTTTTGCAGTTGCTTTCATATCAGGTAAATAATTTGGATGCTATCATCTTACCCGGGGATACACCTTCAATCAGTTTCAGCATTGCCAATAACGGTAGCGGATATGCTTACACTCCGATGATGATTTTGTTTAGTAATTCTCCGGATATTATCTTGGGGCAGGATGAGGTCTTACTTACTTCTTTAGCTCCCAATACTACTGCAGATTATCAAAGTGCCATAAACTTGCAGATTTTGGACAGTGCAATATTGGATACCAATTATCTTATCAACTATATGTTTAGCGCTGAAAACGGAAATCTGGTAGAAGGCGATTTTATGATTCATCTCGGAGCTCTAAATTACACTTTTGAAAACGATTATCAAAACTGGGAAGCCATTACTCTCAACAATAACTTTGTTAATCAATGGCATCGTTCTTCTTATCGTAATCATACTGAGAACGGAACTTATTCTATGAAGTTTGGAGGAACCGGTTCAGCTCAATATTCCGGTAGCGCTTTCGGAGCTTTGGAAAGCCCTGTATTTAATGTTAATCCCGGTTGCGAATTAAAGTTTTACCATTGGATGAGTGCCGAAAATCATAGCACAAATCATAGCTATGCCTGGGATGGCGGTTTTGTGCAAATGAGTGTGAATGGTGGCAACTGGAATCAAATAACCCCTGTAGGTGGTTATCCTTATAAGATATATAATAATTCCGCTTCTCCTCTTTCCGCTGATACTTGGGTTTATTCCGGTTCACTTGATTGGACAGAAGCAACTTTTGAGCTTGGCAATATTAGTGGAACAGCGCAATTCCGTTGGGTTTTTGGCAGCGATGGTTATGTTAGCGGTGAAGGTTGGTATATTGATGATGTGCATGTAGTTGGCTATGTGGAAAATGAAGATGAGACAATTCCTTCCTCTAAAGAAGTAGTTTTATATGAGAACTATCCTAATCCCTTCAATCCGGAAACGACAATCGTGTTTTCTTTACCGGTTAGAATGCCTGTTTGCCTGGAGGTCTTCAATGTTAAGGGGCAGTTGGTAAATCGTTTGCTTAACGATACTTTGCCTGCTGGAACTCATAGAATTGTTTTTAACGGCTTGGATATAAAGAAACGCAATATAGCCAGCGGAGTGTATTACTATCGCATAACAACTCCTTCCGGAGTACAAATGCGCAAAATGCTCCTGCTGAAATAG
- a CDS encoding GPP34 family phosphoprotein: MLLNCAEELIILAIDDQTNSFYRISNININVALIGALLMDLALRKRIDVDLKGIYVLSTEPTNDKFLDTILENLVETEAGNQPAVLVGQLYNSMVHLKDKLLQSLEEKGIIKVSQCKVLWLFKQRRYPVIDQKEEEEVLSRIKRTVLTDIKPDPREMALIALLQICGLMDKIFTKEELEQRSARLELLNNMDLISPAVKRIIGEMQVLITTTYTT; the protein is encoded by the coding sequence ATGTTACTTAACTGTGCTGAAGAACTAATCATATTAGCCATAGATGATCAAACCAATTCCTTCTACAGGATTTCCAATATCAATATCAATGTAGCTTTAATTGGAGCGCTTTTAATGGATTTGGCTTTGAGAAAGAGAATTGATGTTGATTTGAAAGGAATCTATGTTCTTTCTACAGAACCGACAAATGATAAATTTCTGGATACTATCCTGGAGAATTTAGTTGAAACTGAAGCAGGAAATCAACCAGCCGTTTTAGTAGGCCAGCTTTACAATTCTATGGTGCACTTGAAAGATAAACTACTGCAATCTTTGGAAGAAAAAGGTATTATCAAAGTAAGCCAATGTAAGGTGTTATGGCTGTTTAAACAACGCCGCTATCCTGTTATTGACCAGAAAGAAGAGGAAGAAGTCCTCTCTCGCATTAAAAGAACCGTGTTAACCGATATAAAACCTGATCCCAGAGAAATGGCTTTAATTGCTCTATTACAAATTTGCGGACTGATGGATAAAATCTTTACAAAAGAGGAATTGGAACAACGCAGTGCACGCTTGGAACTTTTAAATAATATGGATCTTATCAGTCCTGCCGTAAAGAGAATTATTGGCGAAATGCAGGTTCTGATTACAACTACTTATACAACCTGA
- a CDS encoding ABC transporter substrate-binding protein, producing MRKFFIAVLMLIVLLAGCKSSVQSNKVKVIFWHGISGPLGETLNNMIGEFNKTHKDIEVIANPISSYNALSQKLMASIQANNQPDIAQVYESWTAKYIEAGVLCNLEDFMNADTTWTKDNLEDIYPVFLKSNTFNDTIYSFPFNKSVRAYFYNKDAFYRAGLDPNHFPANWDEYRSYCKILTKDKNNDGKPETYGTNLNVNEWQFINLLYQAGGTILDEKGKPQLNSPQAIEALTFLTDLLNKDKTVYLVREFEGQNDFLAGIAAMYEGSSVSITHMRQQPINFNIGYAPLPTYRTNKSSISGTNIVIFKSGDKKREWGAWEFIKWFTDTEQTARWSAETCYMPVRKSAMQSPILQNFLKDSPQFQGMYDQLETAVFEPQISAWFKARMELKDCLEKAMRGISTPKQALDEMNQKFQAIIDEEKYLKKL from the coding sequence ATGCGTAAGTTCTTTATAGCTGTTCTAATGCTCATTGTGCTGTTAGCCGGTTGTAAAAGTTCCGTCCAATCCAATAAGGTTAAAGTTATTTTTTGGCATGGCATTAGCGGTCCCTTGGGAGAAACCCTGAATAATATGATTGGCGAATTTAACAAAACTCATAAAGATATTGAAGTAATAGCTAATCCTATCAGCAGTTACAATGCTCTTTCCCAGAAACTTATGGCTTCCATCCAAGCTAATAATCAACCCGATATTGCGCAGGTATATGAATCCTGGACTGCCAAATACATTGAAGCAGGTGTATTGTGTAATCTTGAGGACTTTATGAATGCAGACACAACCTGGACAAAAGACAACCTGGAAGATATCTATCCTGTTTTTTTGAAATCCAATACTTTTAATGATACTATCTACTCTTTTCCTTTCAATAAAAGCGTGCGTGCTTATTTTTACAATAAAGATGCTTTTTATAGAGCCGGTCTTGACCCTAATCATTTTCCTGCCAATTGGGATGAATATCGTTCCTATTGCAAAATCCTTACTAAGGATAAAAATAACGACGGGAAACCGGAAACTTATGGCACCAATTTAAATGTTAACGAATGGCAGTTCATCAATTTGCTCTATCAAGCCGGAGGAACTATTTTAGATGAAAAAGGCAAGCCCCAACTAAATAGTCCGCAAGCAATTGAAGCATTAACTTTTTTAACGGATTTGTTAAATAAAGATAAAACCGTTTATCTGGTGCGTGAGTTTGAAGGCCAGAATGACTTTCTGGCAGGAATTGCAGCTATGTATGAAGGAAGCAGTGTCTCCATCACTCATATGCGTCAGCAACCCATTAATTTTAATATTGGTTATGCTCCGCTGCCCACTTATAGAACTAATAAAAGCTCCATCAGCGGAACTAACATAGTAATCTTTAAAAGCGGAGATAAAAAAAGAGAATGGGGTGCATGGGAATTTATTAAATGGTTTACAGATACAGAACAGACAGCCCGATGGAGCGCTGAAACCTGTTATATGCCTGTGCGGAAAAGTGCTATGCAATCTCCGATACTGCAGAACTTTTTAAAGGACTCTCCTCAATTTCAGGGTATGTATGACCAATTGGAGACAGCTGTTTTTGAACCTCAGATTTCTGCCTGGTTTAAAGCCCGAATGGAACTGAAGGATTGCCTGGAAAAAGCTATGCGGGGAATATCTACTCCCAAACAGGCATTAGACGAGATGAACCAAAAGTTTCAAGCCATTATTGATGAAGAAAAGTATCTAAAAAAATTATAG
- a CDS encoding NAD-dependent deacylase, producing the protein MLKLTPATKVLVLTGAGISAESGISTFRDSGGLWENNRVEDVATPEAFSANPAKVWEFYRLRYEDSIAKKPNPAHFALVKLEQFLGDNFLLVTQNIDSLHFKAGSQRVLEMHGSLADCICINCDNKFALKEVNYQQKIPVCPSCGGILRPDIVWFGEIPHHLNLIDDALRECSVFIIIGTSGVVYPAAGFVLTAKLMGAKTIAVNLGKPDNLVYIDEFYQGKCGEILPGLVEQWIKG; encoded by the coding sequence ATGCTGAAACTAACTCCTGCTACGAAGGTTCTTGTTTTAACTGGAGCCGGAATTAGTGCGGAATCGGGTATCAGCACTTTTCGCGATAGCGGTGGTTTGTGGGAAAATAATAGAGTTGAAGATGTTGCCACTCCGGAAGCATTTTCAGCTAATCCAGCTAAGGTTTGGGAGTTTTATCGGCTACGCTATGAAGACAGCATAGCTAAGAAGCCCAATCCTGCTCATTTTGCTTTAGTAAAACTGGAGCAATTTTTGGGTGATAACTTTTTGTTGGTTACCCAAAATATTGATTCATTACACTTTAAAGCAGGTTCTCAAAGAGTTCTGGAAATGCATGGTTCCCTTGCTGATTGCATTTGTATCAATTGCGATAATAAATTTGCCCTGAAAGAAGTAAATTATCAGCAGAAAATTCCTGTTTGTCCTTCCTGCGGGGGAATTTTAAGACCGGATATTGTATGGTTTGGTGAAATTCCGCATCACTTGAATTTGATTGATGATGCTTTAAGAGAGTGTTCTGTCTTTATCATAATTGGCACCAGCGGAGTGGTCTATCCAGCAGCAGGTTTTGTGCTTACGGCAAAATTGATGGGAGCTAAAACAATAGCTGTAAATTTGGGAAAACCGGATAATCTTGTTTATATTGATGAATTTTATCAGGGTAAATGCGGAGAGATTTTACCCGGCTTAGTGGAACAATGGATTAAAGGATAG